From Panicum hallii strain FIL2 chromosome 2, PHallii_v3.1, whole genome shotgun sequence, a single genomic window includes:
- the LOC112882564 gene encoding uncharacterized protein LOC112882564, with translation MMRDLTCFGDASVQIADAASSSSSSGTGGGGARGRGKAPAAARSRVTCLYHARLAGRPCALSVTWTRGGGLAGQAAAVSVVAVDAASGDRLCRADVKPWLFAKRKGSKSLDVAASSGAAGSTKVDVFWDLSGARFGPAPEPLEGFYVAVVCDREMVLLLGDMRKEAYRKTGSGRPAVDALLVARREHVVGKKVFSAMAQFCHHGRCHDIVIECDTASAKDPSLVIHIDRRPVMRVRRLAWKFRGNQTILVDGLPVEVFWDVHGWLFGSATSSAVFMFQTCQAPEKSMSWAYLQIFKEHQLQGHGFSLIIHAWKVE, from the coding sequence ATGATGCGGGACCTCACCTGCTTCGGGGACGCCAGCGTCCAGATCGCCGACGCGgcgtcctcgtcctcgtcctcgggcaccggcggcggcggcgcgcgcggacgcggcaaggcccccgcggcggcgcggagccgGGTCACGTGCCTCTACCACGCGCGGCTCGCCGGCCGGCCCTGCGCGCTCTCGGTCACGTggaccaggggcggcgggctcgcggggcaggcggcggcggtcagcgtcgtcgccgtcgacgcCGCGTCCGGGGACCGCCTGTGCCGGGCCGACGTCAAGCCGTGGCTCTTCGCCAAACGCAAGGGTTCCAAGAGCCTCGACGTCGCCGCGTCCAGCGGCGCCGCCGGCAGCACCAAAGTCGACGTGTTCTGGGACTTGTCCGGCGCCAGGTTCggccccgcgcccgagccgctgGAAGGCTTCTACGTCGCGGTGGTGTGCGACCGCGAGATGGTGCTCCTGCTCGGCGACATGAGGAAGGAGGCGTACCGCAAGACGGGCTCTGGCCGGCCTGCCGTCGACGCGCTGCTCGTGGCCAGGAGGGAGCACGTTGTCGGCAAGAAGGTTTTCTCCGCAATGGCTCAGTTCTGCCACCATGGCCGGTGCCATGACATTGTGATAGAGTGTGACACTGCCAGCGCGAAGGATCCCTCTCTTGTGATCCACATCGACAGGCGGCCGGTCATGCGGGTGAGGCGGCTGGCGTGGAAGTTCAGAGGGAACCAGACGATTCTGGTGGACGGGTTGCCTGTGGAGGTGTTCTGGGATGTCCATGGCTGGCTCTTTGGCTCGGCAACAAGCAGCGCAGTGTTCATGTTCCAGACATGCCAAGCGCCTGAGAAGTCCATGTCGTGGGCGTATTTGCAGATTTTTAAGGAGCATCAGTTGCAAGGGCATGGTTTCTCTTTGATAATACATGCATGGAAGGTTGAGTAG